In a single window of the Planctomycetia bacterium genome:
- a CDS encoding pyridoxal-phosphate dependent enzyme gives MLKSETDKTLPIFEAFPRLAESVPWRSIASWPTPIQRAERLGAAHGLSQLFIKREDLSHPIVGGNKLRGLEFLLADMVARGATRIVTLSSVGSHHIARTAYHAKQLGIDTTAVVVDQPRACYVCANLGLGLSSGARYVLADYASALPRLVFERLRPLNRRAGKPPYYIAPGGTNSLACIGHVNAAFELQRQIERDEMSEPDFIYVPMGSLGTAAGLVLGCKLAGLRARVVGIVVSHRWYCTRGRTLRLARRTLRRLRRYDPTIPSARLNSEGVEIVGRDLGKGYGEFTPEAARAAAELHALEGVITDGTYAAKALSGMFGFIRDRALNHKVHLFWNTYHHLQGLERAEIRREVVPARLRAYFDLPVQPLDDQFPRPVH, from the coding sequence ATGCTGAAGAGCGAGACAGACAAGACGCTGCCGATTTTTGAAGCGTTTCCTCGCCTGGCGGAATCGGTGCCGTGGCGATCCATCGCATCGTGGCCGACGCCGATACAAAGGGCCGAGCGATTGGGCGCGGCTCACGGGCTTTCACAACTTTTCATCAAGCGCGAGGACCTGAGCCACCCCATCGTCGGCGGCAACAAGCTGCGCGGGCTCGAGTTCCTCCTGGCCGACATGGTAGCTCGTGGAGCGACGCGCATTGTGACGCTCAGTTCCGTGGGAAGTCATCACATCGCCCGAACGGCGTATCATGCGAAACAACTGGGCATCGACACGACGGCGGTCGTCGTTGACCAGCCGCGAGCCTGCTACGTTTGCGCGAATCTGGGGCTTGGGCTTTCATCCGGTGCGCGGTATGTCCTCGCGGATTACGCGTCGGCATTGCCACGACTTGTTTTCGAACGGCTTCGACCGCTGAATCGGCGAGCCGGCAAGCCGCCGTACTACATCGCGCCGGGCGGAACGAACAGTCTTGCGTGCATCGGCCACGTAAATGCGGCGTTCGAACTTCAACGGCAGATCGAGCGCGACGAAATGTCTGAACCGGATTTTATTTATGTGCCCATGGGAAGCCTGGGTACGGCGGCGGGATTGGTCCTGGGCTGCAAGCTGGCGGGCCTGCGGGCCAGGGTCGTAGGGATCGTGGTATCGCATCGTTGGTACTGCACGCGCGGCAGAACATTGCGGCTTGCGCGGCGGACCCTGCGGCGGTTGCGCCGATACGACCCGACGATCCCCAGTGCGCGACTAAATTCAGAAGGCGTTGAGATTGTCGGCCGGGATTTGGGCAAAGGCTATGGCGAGTTTACGCCGGAGGCCGCGAGGGCCGCGGCGGAACTTCATGCGCTGGAGGGCGTCATTACTGACGGCACCTACGCGGCCAAGGCGCTGTCGGGAATGTTCGGGTTCATTCGCGATCGCGCGCTTAATCACAAAGTTCATTTATTCTGGAACACATATCACCATCTTCAAGGCCTTGAGAGGGCAGAAATTCGACGCGAAGTTGTTCCCGCGCGATTGCGGGCGTATTTCGATCTGCCGGTTCAGCCGCTCGACGACCAGTTCCCGCGACCGGTTCACTAA
- a CDS encoding GMC family oxidoreductase: MNRFDCDLAIIGSGFGGSVCALRAAEARQRVIVLERGRRMDENAYAAIADGLLPLVHSTHRTGLVEVPKIAGLLCLAGCAVGGGSHVYTAVTVRAPDEIFDRGWPSDINAAKLAGYFDRVERIIDPAPVPIALPRTTTLERIGAAIGSKVTRLPLSIRWQSESAAPAARGDELDTRKRIVSWLRGGTLAPKRTLDATYLAKAQQAGAEVRSMHEASSIISEGDGYRIEYLNRSDAGTIPGAIRARQVVIAAGTLGTIRLLFKCRDELRSLAGLSDLLGRRFFTNGDLGGVLVNPLDGAPADDGPPTTAWIDHWDSDRLYVMELGRLPLPPMLDRVLGWLSPAVGAGRDGHWAFGVMGFDETEHQIIRKLNGGFACIRHERVQSVFSDRAQERLRELAAATGGRLVMPPRWFLDRFAVTVHPLGGAAMADSPEQGVTDSHGEVFGCPGLFVADGSLLPTPIGRPPSMTIAALAERVAERVNQRC, from the coding sequence GTGAATCGGTTTGACTGCGATTTGGCGATCATCGGCTCGGGCTTCGGCGGATCGGTCTGCGCGCTGCGTGCGGCGGAGGCACGACAGCGGGTGATCGTGCTGGAGCGCGGCCGCCGAATGGACGAAAACGCCTACGCGGCGATCGCCGACGGTCTTTTGCCGCTGGTTCATTCGACCCACCGGACCGGGCTGGTCGAAGTCCCGAAGATCGCCGGACTGCTTTGCCTGGCTGGATGCGCCGTGGGCGGCGGGTCGCATGTCTATACGGCCGTCACCGTTCGCGCGCCGGATGAAATCTTCGACCGCGGCTGGCCAAGCGACATCAACGCGGCAAAATTGGCGGGCTATTTCGATCGGGTTGAGCGGATCATTGACCCGGCGCCTGTGCCGATTGCATTGCCGCGCACGACGACACTCGAGCGGATCGGCGCGGCGATCGGATCGAAGGTGACGCGGCTGCCGCTCTCGATTCGCTGGCAAAGCGAAAGCGCCGCCCCCGCCGCGCGGGGTGACGAACTCGACACGAGAAAACGAATTGTCTCCTGGCTTCGCGGCGGGACATTGGCCCCGAAGCGGACGCTCGATGCGACCTATCTTGCAAAGGCCCAGCAGGCCGGCGCGGAAGTTCGCTCGATGCATGAGGCGAGCTCGATCATCTCGGAGGGCGACGGCTATCGCATTGAGTATTTGAATCGCAGTGACGCGGGAACAATCCCCGGTGCGATTCGCGCGCGGCAAGTGGTCATCGCGGCCGGCACACTGGGGACGATTCGCCTGCTCTTTAAGTGCCGAGATGAGCTGCGGTCACTGGCGGGGTTGAGTGATCTTTTGGGGCGTCGCTTCTTCACCAATGGCGACCTGGGCGGCGTACTTGTGAATCCTCTCGATGGCGCGCCGGCGGACGACGGGCCCCCGACGACTGCATGGATCGATCACTGGGACAGCGACCGGCTCTATGTGATGGAGCTCGGGCGATTGCCGCTGCCGCCGATGTTAGATCGTGTCCTGGGATGGCTGAGCCCGGCGGTCGGCGCCGGGCGCGATGGGCATTGGGCCTTCGGCGTGATGGGGTTCGACGAGACGGAACATCAGATCATCAGAAAACTCAATGGCGGATTCGCCTGCATCAGACATGAGCGGGTGCAATCGGTCTTCAGTGATCGGGCACAAGAGAGACTGCGCGAGCTTGCGGCGGCAACGGGCGGGCGACTTGTTATGCCGCCGAGATGGTTTCTCGACCGGTTCGCCGTCACGGTGCATCCATTGGGCGGGGCGGCGATGGCGGATTCTCCCGAACAAGGCGTGACAGATTCGCACGGGGAGGTGTTTGGCTGTCCAGGCCTGTTTGTCGCCGATGGAAGCCTGTTGCCGACGCCGATCGGGCGTCCGCCCTCCATGACCATCGCGGCCCTCGCGGAACGGGTCGCCGAGCGCGTGAATCAAAGATGCTGA
- a CDS encoding amidohydrolase family protein, translating to MVIDVHCHAGLSARRVDSSIPRFSFEAHGAEGSPGYDSFLSPRLLRRPAWFFVKRWMKIDPALPRGDALDQRIEAVNEMHWSNMPSVDRLVLLAFDEYRTDEGQALGAAEKGERRGSDLYTSNSLVKAMCVARPDRYMFGASIHPYRPGAIEMLAEVAAAGAVLIKWLPIHQNIRAEDPRTVAFLRAAARLNVPMLIHYGGEMSLSRQHMEFEHPGPMLDTLRALRREDALPCVIVAHAATPSFPWQSSAGFHALMSALLGEFSAEPIYADISALAAFGRTGWLRRLAASPQAHRKLVWGSDYPIPVLTWPFWRVLDRDTRRRIAAIPSWIEKDLQLKRALGFDDGVFNRAAQLLARH from the coding sequence ATGGTCATCGACGTCCATTGCCATGCCGGCCTCTCCGCACGCCGGGTTGACTCGTCCATCCCGCGATTCTCATTCGAGGCCCATGGCGCGGAAGGCTCGCCCGGTTATGACAGCTTTCTGTCTCCCCGGCTGCTGCGTCGTCCGGCGTGGTTCTTCGTCAAGCGGTGGATGAAGATTGACCCGGCCCTGCCGCGCGGTGACGCCCTCGATCAGCGGATCGAGGCAGTCAACGAAATGCACTGGTCGAACATGCCGAGCGTCGATCGGCTGGTGCTGCTCGCCTTCGATGAATATCGCACCGACGAGGGCCAGGCCCTGGGCGCCGCCGAAAAAGGGGAGCGCCGCGGCAGCGATCTGTACACTTCAAACAGTCTCGTCAAAGCGATGTGCGTTGCCCGACCGGACCGCTACATGTTCGGCGCTTCGATCCATCCCTATCGCCCAGGAGCGATTGAGATGCTCGCGGAAGTCGCGGCGGCCGGGGCCGTTCTCATCAAGTGGCTGCCCATTCACCAGAACATCCGCGCTGAAGACCCCCGCACCGTCGCGTTTCTTCGGGCTGCCGCGCGACTGAACGTCCCGATGTTGATTCACTACGGCGGCGAGATGTCGCTCTCCCGGCAGCACATGGAGTTTGAGCATCCGGGGCCCATGCTCGACACACTGCGTGCCCTTCGCCGCGAGGACGCATTGCCCTGCGTGATCGTCGCTCACGCGGCGACCCCCTCCTTCCCATGGCAAAGTTCCGCCGGGTTTCATGCGCTTATGTCCGCGCTGCTGGGGGAATTCTCCGCGGAGCCGATCTATGCGGATATCTCCGCCCTCGCGGCATTTGGCCGGACCGGCTGGCTCCGCCGTCTTGCGGCCAGCCCCCAGGCCCACCGGAAGCTCGTATGGGGCAGCGACTATCCCATCCCCGTGCTCACATGGCCATTTTGGCGCGTACTGGATCGGGACACGCGCCGTCGCATTGCCGCGATCCCCTCGTGGATTGAAAAGGACCTTCAACTCAAGCGGGCCCTGGGATTCGACGATGGCGTATTTAACCGGGCAGCCCAACTTCTGGCCCGGCACTAG
- a CDS encoding dephospho-CoA kinase: MAGGIGSGKSSVAKILSELGAAVIDSDELSHRELNHPDVQETLVQWWGGQILAADGTVDRKKIGAIVFADPTQRHRLEALIHPRIDVRRQCLIEAYEAQPRINMIVLDSPLLYESDLDLTCDAVIFVDTPLEDRIARTRQTRHWPDGELQRREKLHQPLDMKRARADYICKNNSSLADLRLQVERIHDQIVSESSPSQP; encoded by the coding sequence TTGGCCGGCGGAATCGGCTCAGGCAAGAGTAGTGTTGCCAAAATCCTGAGCGAACTCGGCGCGGCGGTGATCGATTCCGACGAGCTGAGTCATCGCGAGCTTAACCATCCTGATGTTCAAGAGACACTGGTGCAATGGTGGGGCGGCCAGATTTTGGCCGCAGATGGTACCGTAGATCGAAAGAAGATTGGGGCCATCGTCTTTGCTGATCCGACGCAGCGCCACAGATTAGAGGCGCTGATTCACCCTCGCATCGACGTGCGACGTCAATGCCTCATCGAGGCCTACGAGGCGCAACCGCGCATCAATATGATTGTCCTGGACAGTCCGCTGCTTTACGAGTCCGACCTTGATCTCACCTGCGACGCGGTGATATTTGTGGATACCCCGCTGGAAGATCGCATCGCCCGGACCAGGCAGACTCGGCACTGGCCGGACGGAGAGCTGCAAAGAAGAGAAAAACTTCACCAACCCCTGGACATGAAGCGAGCCAGGGCCGATTATATTTGTAAGAACAACTCCAGCCTCGCGGACCTGCGGTTGCAGGTCGAACGCATTCACGATCAAATCGTATCGGAGTCGAGTCCCAGTCAGCCATAG
- the rho gene encoding transcription termination factor Rho: MPKPQGKRPYQQKTRRPAPAAAARRPRVDDNDDDEVIVVSPDTDDFGAGVEDEAPVSAPVAAPVAAPIAASATAEQEHRSSPPPAGFDKETHDRYEKIKRGDLHITDLQRMGIPELHEVAKEEGVVDYAALKKQELIFKILKERINKNGLMYGEGVLEILPDGFGFLRSPEYNYIPCPDDIYISPSQIRRFGLRSGHIIAGQIRPPKESEKYFALLRVEAICFEEPDKVTEKAVFEDLTPHHPNRRIVLETSPDEINMRVIDIATPIGFGQRMLIVAPPRTGKTVLLQKMANAITTNHPDAYVIILLVDERPEEVTEMQRHTKAEVVSSTFDEPASRHVQVAEMVIEKAKRLTEYGRDVVILLDSITRLARAYNTEVPHSGKILTGGVDANALQKPKRFFGAARNIEEGGSLTIIGTALVDTGSKMDEVIFEEFKGTGNSELHLDRRLVDKRVWPAIDIAASGSRKEELLLDPKELELIYKLRRVLVDMNPVEAMELLTGRLKKVKTNAEFLMTMNLA; the protein is encoded by the coding sequence ATGCCTAAACCACAAGGCAAACGACCCTACCAGCAGAAGACCCGACGACCGGCGCCCGCGGCAGCGGCAAGGCGGCCCCGAGTAGATGATAATGACGATGACGAAGTCATTGTCGTTTCCCCCGATACCGACGATTTCGGCGCAGGCGTCGAGGACGAGGCCCCGGTTTCCGCCCCAGTCGCCGCCCCCGTCGCGGCGCCCATCGCCGCCTCCGCCACAGCCGAGCAGGAACACCGCTCGTCGCCGCCGCCGGCCGGCTTCGACAAGGAAACCCACGATCGCTACGAAAAGATCAAGCGCGGCGATCTGCACATCACCGACCTCCAGCGCATGGGCATCCCCGAGCTTCACGAAGTCGCCAAGGAAGAGGGCGTCGTTGATTATGCCGCCCTGAAGAAGCAGGAGCTCATCTTCAAGATCCTCAAGGAGCGCATCAACAAGAACGGCCTCATGTACGGCGAGGGCGTTCTCGAAATCCTCCCCGACGGCTTCGGCTTCCTCCGCAGCCCCGAATACAACTACATCCCCTGCCCCGACGACATCTACATCAGCCCCTCGCAGATTCGACGCTTCGGCCTGCGCAGCGGCCACATCATCGCCGGGCAGATTCGTCCCCCCAAGGAGTCGGAAAAATACTTCGCCCTCCTCCGCGTCGAGGCCATCTGCTTCGAGGAGCCCGACAAGGTTACCGAGAAGGCCGTCTTCGAAGACCTGACGCCGCATCACCCGAATCGGCGCATCGTCCTGGAAACGAGCCCCGACGAAATCAATATGCGCGTCATTGACATCGCCACGCCGATCGGCTTCGGCCAGCGCATGCTCATCGTCGCTCCGCCGCGCACCGGCAAGACCGTGCTGTTGCAGAAGATGGCCAACGCCATCACCACCAACCATCCCGACGCCTACGTCATCATCCTTCTCGTCGATGAGCGGCCCGAGGAAGTGACGGAAATGCAGCGGCACACCAAGGCCGAGGTCGTCTCGTCGACCTTCGACGAGCCCGCCAGCCGGCACGTACAGGTCGCCGAAATGGTCATTGAAAAGGCCAAGCGACTCACCGAGTACGGCCGCGACGTCGTCATCCTTCTCGACTCGATCACGCGACTGGCCCGCGCCTACAACACCGAAGTGCCGCACTCCGGCAAGATTCTGACCGGCGGCGTCGACGCCAACGCCCTGCAGAAGCCCAAGCGGTTTTTCGGCGCGGCCCGTAACATTGAGGAAGGCGGCAGCCTGACCATCATCGGCACCGCCCTTGTCGATACCGGCTCCAAGATGGACGAAGTCATCTTCGAAGAGTTCAAGGGAACCGGTAACAGCGAACTCCACCTCGATCGCCGATTGGTCGACAAGCGCGTCTGGCCGGCCATCGACATCGCCGCCTCCGGCTCGCGCAAGGAAGAATTGCTGCTCGACCCGAAGGAGCTGGAGCTCATCTACAAGCTCCGCCGCGTTCTCGTCGATATGAACCCCGTCGAGGCGATGGAGCTGCTCACCGGACGGCTCAAGAAGGTCAAGACGAACGCCGAGTTCCTCATGACCATGAACCTGGCGTAA
- a CDS encoding sigma-70 family RNA polymerase sigma factor: MSDSVPIVGPLPGVTVAQEGFASTGDITAGHDPAPVTKLLHAAAGGEKQAADQLLRAVYDQLLAIARNRMSRENPDHTLQPTALVHEAYLKLVGSQAINWSSRAHFFHASAQAMRRILIDHARSCGRVKRGGNMRRKSLDAIDMALSTDGDDILALDAAVTQLAERDERAATIVQFRFYAGLSVEDTAAAMNLSERTVKREWAFARAWLYKQIESE, translated from the coding sequence ATGAGCGATTCGGTGCCGATCGTCGGACCATTGCCGGGAGTGACCGTGGCACAAGAGGGCTTCGCAAGCACGGGCGATATAACCGCCGGGCACGATCCCGCGCCGGTGACCAAACTGCTGCACGCAGCCGCCGGGGGCGAGAAGCAGGCCGCCGATCAACTCCTGCGCGCCGTTTACGATCAGCTCCTCGCCATCGCGCGCAACCGGATGAGCCGCGAGAACCCCGACCACACTCTGCAACCTACCGCCCTGGTCCACGAAGCCTATCTCAAGCTCGTCGGCAGCCAGGCGATCAACTGGTCCAGTCGGGCACATTTCTTCCACGCCTCCGCCCAGGCGATGCGCCGGATACTGATCGACCACGCCCGAAGCTGCGGCCGCGTGAAGCGCGGCGGCAACATGCGCCGCAAATCGCTGGATGCCATAGATATGGCCCTTTCGACCGACGGCGACGACATTCTCGCGCTCGACGCGGCCGTCACACAGTTGGCCGAACGCGATGAACGGGCCGCGACGATTGTGCAATTTCGGTTCTACGCCGGCCTGAGCGTGGAGGACACCGCCGCCGCCATGAACCTGTCCGAGCGGACAGTCAAGCGCGAGTGGGCCTTTGCCCGGGCCTGGCTGTACAAGCAAATCGAATCAGAATAA
- a CDS encoding serine/threonine protein kinase, whose product MSDWQRVKSVFEEVIELPEEGRVDALRRICDGDSQLRVAVQDLLAAHDGAGDFLDAPTLNPLNLRGEGPQNVEPAALPERIGPYVPLDVTGEGGFGIVYRARQDEPVRRIVAVKVIKLGMDSREVIARFEGERQALAMMSHPNIAAVLDAGTTAEGRPYFVMEFVSGEPITTYCRNHKSSLRNRLLMFMQVCHAVQHAHQKGIIHRDLKPSNVLVVSHDADAQADLPQASNDAANSVTLGAVVKVIDFGVAKAIHQPLTDHSLHTRQGMLIGTPAYMSPEQADMNQLDIDTRTDIYSLGVLLYELLAGSPPFDPRSLLSQSYSEIQRIIREVEPPRPSTRLIEKSARDSGALAGQPMAHRRILARQLRGDLDWIVMKCLEKDRARRYETARDIALDIERYLNNCPILAGPPTLAYRFRKFARRNRAALLALSGIAAALIIGMGLAVAGFMEALQQRDVAQEQRTLALKSAADAHAAARKAEAVNRFMLDMLAVADPMVGAQRDITAREAVEKAVAKLDAGSMKDQPVVEAGVRLTISRTFMGLAQYAAAMDQANRAINAYRDLVGEQSAEYAEALQLRGSIQSFSGKVELAEPDFRTALAIQRTIRDPDDPAIAACLNDLATTLNSLERYDEAMALLSEAERIARSPRNASLSVLPEIVNNVGMVYRQLANWKEAEPRFREAAGLNQAVLGRLHPNVATNLDNLAQALHQLGNLDGAQKAYDEALDIRRKIYGSDHPDVATTLHNMATLLWARGDQKGCEIALRESFAIFRRIHGLAHPDTITAMHSLVSTIGGVGKLDEAEQLLTESYQAIIDSSDFRFEDKLAIAQRLVGLNTARQSSERVARWNQEIDRLKATTRPADDANASDASADVHKVK is encoded by the coding sequence ATGTCAGATTGGCAGCGCGTCAAGTCAGTCTTCGAGGAAGTCATCGAGCTGCCGGAGGAGGGCAGGGTTGACGCCCTGCGCCGCATCTGCGACGGCGATTCGCAGTTGCGCGTCGCCGTGCAGGACCTGCTCGCGGCCCACGACGGCGCAGGAGACTTTCTCGACGCGCCGACTCTCAATCCGCTGAACCTGAGGGGCGAGGGCCCTCAAAATGTCGAGCCTGCCGCACTACCCGAGCGAATTGGCCCCTACGTTCCGCTCGACGTGACAGGTGAAGGCGGCTTCGGCATCGTCTACCGCGCGCGCCAGGATGAGCCCGTCCGCCGCATCGTCGCCGTCAAGGTCATCAAGCTCGGCATGGACTCGCGCGAGGTCATCGCCCGCTTCGAGGGCGAGCGACAGGCCCTGGCCATGATGAGCCATCCCAATATCGCCGCCGTGCTCGACGCCGGGACAACCGCCGAAGGCCGGCCGTACTTCGTCATGGAGTTCGTCTCCGGCGAGCCAATCACAACTTATTGCCGAAACCATAAGTCGTCGCTGCGCAATCGACTGCTCATGTTCATGCAGGTCTGCCACGCCGTTCAGCACGCCCACCAGAAGGGGATCATTCACCGCGACCTCAAGCCGAGCAATGTCCTCGTCGTATCTCACGACGCCGACGCGCAAGCCGACTTGCCGCAAGCCTCGAACGACGCGGCGAACAGCGTGACTCTGGGCGCCGTCGTCAAGGTCATCGATTTCGGCGTCGCCAAGGCCATCCATCAACCCCTCACCGATCATTCGCTTCACACCCGCCAGGGAATGCTCATCGGCACGCCCGCATACATGAGCCCCGAGCAGGCGGACATGAATCAACTCGACATCGACACGCGAACGGATATCTATTCGCTCGGCGTCCTGCTCTACGAATTGCTCGCCGGTTCGCCGCCCTTCGATCCCCGAAGCCTGCTGAGCCAAAGCTACAGCGAAATCCAGCGGATCATCCGCGAGGTCGAGCCTCCCCGGCCCAGTACCCGACTCATCGAAAAATCCGCCAGGGATTCCGGCGCGCTCGCAGGCCAGCCGATGGCACACCGCAGAATCCTCGCCCGGCAATTGCGCGGAGACCTCGACTGGATCGTGATGAAGTGCCTTGAGAAAGACCGGGCACGGCGCTACGAGACGGCAAGGGACATCGCGCTCGACATCGAGCGATATCTGAACAACTGCCCGATCCTCGCCGGTCCGCCGACCCTCGCCTATCGATTCCGCAAGTTCGCCCGGCGAAATCGCGCCGCGCTGCTGGCTCTAAGCGGCATCGCCGCCGCCCTGATCATTGGCATGGGCCTTGCGGTCGCCGGATTCATGGAGGCCCTCCAACAGCGCGATGTCGCCCAGGAGCAGCGAACACTTGCGCTCAAGAGCGCGGCCGACGCGCATGCCGCCGCCCGGAAAGCCGAGGCCGTCAACCGCTTCATGCTCGACATGCTGGCCGTCGCCGATCCCATGGTCGGCGCACAACGCGACATCACCGCCAGAGAAGCCGTTGAAAAGGCCGTCGCCAAGCTCGATGCGGGCTCCATGAAAGACCAGCCGGTCGTCGAGGCCGGCGTTCGATTGACGATCAGCCGCACATTCATGGGGCTGGCACAGTATGCGGCAGCAATGGACCAGGCGAATCGCGCGATCAATGCCTATCGCGACCTCGTCGGCGAGCAGTCCGCCGAGTACGCCGAAGCCCTTCAGCTCCGCGGCAGCATCCAGTCTTTCTCCGGAAAAGTCGAACTGGCCGAGCCGGACTTCCGCACCGCGCTTGCCATCCAGCGGACCATTCGCGACCCCGACGACCCGGCTATCGCCGCATGTCTCAATGATTTGGCGACGACGCTTAACTCATTGGAGCGATATGACGAGGCGATGGCGCTGCTCTCCGAGGCGGAACGCATCGCGCGATCTCCACGAAATGCATCCCTGTCCGTCCTCCCCGAAATCGTCAACAACGTCGGAATGGTCTACCGTCAGCTCGCCAACTGGAAAGAGGCCGAGCCCCGATTCCGCGAGGCGGCGGGACTCAACCAGGCCGTCCTCGGACGGCTCCACCCGAACGTAGCCACAAATCTCGACAATCTCGCACAGGCGCTGCACCAGTTGGGTAATCTGGACGGCGCGCAGAAGGCCTACGACGAAGCCCTGGACATCCGCCGCAAAATCTACGGCTCAGATCATCCCGACGTCGCTACGACGCTGCACAACATGGCCACCCTGCTCTGGGCCCGCGGTGATCAAAAGGGCTGCGAAATTGCCCTCAGGGAATCCTTCGCCATCTTCCGCCGCATCCACGGCCTTGCACATCCCGACACCATAACCGCCATGCACAGTCTCGTCAGCACGATCGGCGGCGTAGGCAAGCTGGACGAAGCGGAACAGCTTCTTACCGAGTCGTATCAGGCCATCATCGACTCTTCCGATTTCCGCTTCGAAGACAAGCTCGCCATCGCCCAGCGCCTGGTTGGTCTGAACACCGCCCGCCAGTCTTCCGAAAGGGTCGCCCGATGGAATCAAGAAATCGACCGCCTCAAGGCAACCACCCGGCCGGCAGACGATGCAAACGCGTCAGATGCCTCGGCCGATGTCCATAAAGTGAAGTGA
- a CDS encoding queuosine precursor transporter, translating to MPQPPQTISAPSVHARHYKYYDLVMAVFVTVLLCSNLIGPGKTCIMPLPFSLPGIGSSLTFGAGNIFFPISYIFGDVLTEVYGYARTRKVIWAGFGAMIFATIMGFAVIHFPADPNEPFNEVMQPALETVFGNTWRIVVGSMIAFWSGDFANSYVMAKMKIWTKGKLLWTRTIGSTMVGQLVDSALFYPIAFYAIWQPGTMIRVIAFNWVFKVSVEALFTPATYAIVGWLKRAENEDYYDHDTNFTPFSLSD from the coding sequence ATGCCGCAGCCCCCCCAGACAATCTCGGCCCCTTCCGTTCACGCGCGGCACTACAAGTACTACGACCTCGTCATGGCCGTCTTTGTCACCGTCCTGCTCTGCTCCAATCTCATCGGTCCCGGCAAGACGTGCATCATGCCGCTCCCCTTCAGCCTGCCCGGCATCGGAAGCTCACTCACCTTCGGCGCAGGCAACATCTTCTTTCCCATCAGTTATATCTTCGGCGACGTTCTCACCGAGGTGTACGGTTACGCCCGAACGCGCAAGGTCATCTGGGCCGGCTTCGGGGCGATGATCTTCGCCACCATCATGGGATTCGCGGTCATCCACTTCCCGGCAGACCCTAACGAGCCCTTCAACGAGGTCATGCAGCCGGCACTGGAGACCGTCTTCGGCAACACATGGCGAATTGTGGTCGGCTCGATGATCGCCTTCTGGTCCGGCGACTTCGCCAATAGCTATGTCATGGCCAAGATGAAGATTTGGACAAAAGGCAAGCTGCTCTGGACGCGCACCATCGGCTCAACCATGGTCGGCCAGCTCGTCGACAGCGCCCTCTTTTACCCGATCGCCTTCTACGCCATATGGCAGCCAGGCACCATGATCCGCGTCATTGCCTTCAACTGGGTCTTCAAAGTATCGGTGGAAGCGCTTTTCACGCCGGCCACCTACGCCATCGTCGGCTGGCTCAAACGCGCCGAGAACGAAGACTACTACGACCACGATACAAATTTCACGCCCTTCTCGCTGAGCGATTAG
- a CDS encoding 6-carboxytetrahydropterin synthase, with product MTQCFEFSAAHRLHVAALSDEENRRAFGKCNNPNGHGHNYQIEVTVAGPIDAKTGAVLPLPRFESVVKSEVIDRFDHKHLNSDTAEFAELNPSVENIARVIWEILEAKVSPAKLRRVRVWETAKTYAEYVS from the coding sequence CTGACGCAATGCTTTGAGTTTTCCGCCGCGCACCGGTTGCACGTCGCCGCCCTTTCGGACGAAGAGAACCGCCGCGCGTTCGGCAAGTGCAACAACCCCAATGGGCACGGCCACAATTATCAGATTGAGGTGACGGTCGCCGGGCCGATTGACGCGAAGACGGGCGCGGTCTTGCCGCTGCCGCGTTTCGAGTCAGTGGTGAAATCAGAGGTGATCGATCGCTTCGACCACAAGCATCTCAACAGCGACACGGCGGAGTTCGCGGAGCTCAACCCGTCGGTGGAGAATATCGCCCGAGTGATCTGGGAGATTCTGGAGGCGAAGGTTTCTCCGGCGAAGCTGCGGCGGGTACGGGTGTGGGAGACGGCGAAGACGTATGCGGAGTATGTCAGTTAG